The following proteins come from a genomic window of Leguminivora glycinivorella isolate SPB_JAAS2020 chromosome 6, LegGlyc_1.1, whole genome shotgun sequence:
- the LOC125227157 gene encoding ATP-dependent RNA helicase DHX33 isoform X1, whose protein sequence is MDSKYTSMGKQNGGKVNNNFKRKIFMENLKVKKKKPNTENKPLISNGCKPQNGIEKSPVKQAIVENLLEARKCLPVYTVRGRLLEEIKKNDTMILIGETGSGKTTQIPQLIHEQRLEGAGCIAVTQPRRVAAITIAIRVAAEMSTNIGNIVGYSVRFEDMTSPRTKLKYLTDGMLLREAIVDPLLKKYSIVVLDEAHERTVSTDVLFGIVKLAQKERLEKKLTPLKVIVMSATMDVDTFRAYFNNCPVIYLEGRTHPVTIYHSKMKQEDYQYAAVCTLFELHRTMPANNDFLVFLTGQEEIETVMYNIKQIAKEAPGPPLLVCPLYAGLPAAKQLQVWKQTPAGMRKVVLATNIAEASVTIPQIKCVIDTGVVKERTWCTATGAERLRVRACAQAAAWQRAGRAGRTAAGAAYRLFTAKDFAARPAHSTPEIVRCPLAPTILLLIAAGIEPSTFPLIDTPPTDSINASLTLLKELGAIDNEANPKLTVLGKKMASFPIDPKYAKVLLSAPEFDCLDEALSLVAMLSSENIFHTPMHKREEALKVKQKFISPLGDHMTLLNVYKAFCKAPLKKQWCKENYLNHKNLVYASEVRQQLLAICQRLNLTVASCGNATDQLLKCLVSGLFTNCAWIRPPCCTRSCCTRAAPTSSPCPPYRRSGCSSSRPTTRAAAARAGDASAAADSASDRACDPCQMITWTCDRSHTFTYYYH, encoded by the exons atgGACTCCAAATATACATCTATGGGTAAGCAGAATGGCGGCAAAgttaataataatttcaaacGAAAAATCTTCATGGAAAACCTGAAAGTCAAAAAGAAAAAACCCAATACAGAAAATAAACCTCTGATTTCTAATGGTTGTAAGCCTcaaaatggaattgaaaaatcTCCAGTGAAACAAGCCATTGTAGAAAACTTACTGGAAGCAAGAAAGTGCTTGCCTGTTTATACAGTTAGGGGCAG GCTACTGGAAGAGATAAAGAAAAATGATACAATGATTTTGATTGGTGAAACTGGCAGTGGGAAAACAACTCAAATACCTCAGCTGATTCATGAACAGCGGCTAGAAGGAGCTGGGTGCATTGCTGTGACTCAACCGCGAAGGGTGGCAGCGATTACCATTGCAATCAGGGTTGCTGCTGAAATGAGCACTAATATTGGAAATATAGTAGG GTATTCAGTAAGATTTGAGGACATGACTAGCCCTAGAACCAAGCTGAAATACCTGACAGATGGCATGTTGCTCAGGGAAGCCATAGTAGACCCTCTTCTGAAGAAGTACTCCATTGTGGTGTTAGACGAGGCCCATGAACGCACTGTTAGTACTGACGTGCTGTTTGGGATAGTTAAACTGGCGCAAAAGGAAAGATTGGAAAAGAAACTAACTCCTCTTAAG GTCATTGTGATGTCTGCAACGATGGACGTAGACACCTTCAGAGCATACTTCAATAACTGCCCAGTGATCTATTTAGAAGGGAGGACGCACCCGGTCACCATCTACCACTCAAAGATGAAACAGGAGGATTATCAGTATGCTGCTGTGTGTACGCTGTTCGAACTTCATAGAACTATGCCAGCTAA caATGATTTTCTGGTGTTTCTGACGGGACAAGAAGAAATTGAAACAGTTATGTACAACATAAAGCAAATAgctaaa GAAGCCCCCGGCCCTCCTTTACTAGTATGTCCCCTATATGCCGGACTACCCGCCGCCAAGCAGTTGCAAGTGTGGAAGCAGACGCCCGCTGGGATGAGGAAAGTTGTCCTGGCTACGAATATCGCGGAGGCTTCTGTCACTATCCCACAAATTAAATGTGTTATTGATACAGGGGTTGTTAAAGAGAG GACGTGGTGCACAGCAACCGGGGCGGAGCGTCTGCGAGTGCGAGCTTGCGCACAAGCGGCGGCGTGGCAGCGCGCCGGCCGCGCGGGCCGCACCGCTGCCGGCGCGGCATACCGCCTCTTCACAGCTAAAGACTTCGCGGCTCGCCCAGCGCACAGCACCCCTGAGATAGTCAG ATGTCCACTGGCGCCTACGATATTGTTGCTGATCGCAGCAGGCATTGAACCAAGCACGTTCCCGCTTATAGACACGCCACCGACGGACTCTATCAACGCCTCGTTAACATTATTAAAAGAACTAG GTGCTATTGATAATGAAGCTAATCCAAAGCTGACTGTCCTTGGGAAAAAGATGGCATCTTTCCCAATTGACCCCAAATATGCTAAAGTACTTCTTAGTGCACCAGAATTCGACTGTCTGGACGAG GCTTTAAGTTTGGTCGCCATGCTGTCGAGTGAAAACATCTTTCACACGCCAATGCACAAACGGGAAGAAGCGTTAAAAGTCAAGCAAAAATTTATCTCGCCTTTGGGTGATCACATGACCCTTTTAAACGTTTATAAAGCATTTTGCAAAGCGCCATTGAAAAAG caaTGGTGTaaagaaaattatttaaatcacAAGAACTTGGTGTACGCCAGCGAGGTACGACAACAACTGCTAGCGATCTGTCAACGTTTGAATCTGACCGTCGCAAGTTGTGGGAATGCCACTGATCAG CTCCTAAAGTGTCTGGTGAGCGGGCTATTCACAAACTGCGCGTGGAT ccgcccgccgtgCTGTACACGGAGCTGCTGCACACGCGCCGCTCCTACCTCGTCACCGTGTCCGCCATACAGGCGCAGTGGCTGCAGCAGCTCGCGCCCGACTAcgcgcgccgctgccgcgcgGGCCGGTGACGCGAGCGCCGCCGCGGATAGTGCGAGTGACCGAGCGTGCGACCCGTGCCAAATGATCACTTGGACCTGTGACCGTAGCCatacatttacatattattaCCACTAG
- the LOC125227157 gene encoding ATP-dependent RNA helicase DHX33 isoform X4: MILIGETGSGKTTQIPQLIHEQRLEGAGCIAVTQPRRVAAITIAIRVAAEMSTNIGNIVGYSVRFEDMTSPRTKLKYLTDGMLLREAIVDPLLKKYSIVVLDEAHERTVSTDVLFGIVKLAQKERLEKKLTPLKVIVMSATMDVDTFRAYFNNCPVIYLEGRTHPVTIYHSKMKQEDYQYAAVCTLFELHRTMPANNDFLVFLTGQEEIETVMYNIKQIAKEAPGPPLLVCPLYAGLPAAKQLQVWKQTPAGMRKVVLATNIAEASVTIPQIKCVIDTGVVKERTWCTATGAERLRVRACAQAAAWQRAGRAGRTAAGAAYRLFTAKDFAARPAHSTPEIVRCPLAPTILLLIAAGIEPSTFPLIDTPPTDSINASLTLLKELGAIDNEANPKLTVLGKKMASFPIDPKYAKVLLSAPEFDCLDEALSLVAMLSSENIFHTPMHKREEALKVKQKFISPLGDHMTLLNVYKAFCKAPLKKQWCKENYLNHKNLVYASEVRQQLLAICQRLNLTVASCGNATDQLLKCLVSGLFTNCAWIRPPCCTRSCCTRAAPTSSPCPPYRRSGCSSSRPTTRAAAARAGDASAAADSASDRACDPCQMITWTCDRSHTFTYYYH; encoded by the exons ATGATTTTGATTGGTGAAACTGGCAGTGGGAAAACAACTCAAATACCTCAGCTGATTCATGAACAGCGGCTAGAAGGAGCTGGGTGCATTGCTGTGACTCAACCGCGAAGGGTGGCAGCGATTACCATTGCAATCAGGGTTGCTGCTGAAATGAGCACTAATATTGGAAATATAGTAGG GTATTCAGTAAGATTTGAGGACATGACTAGCCCTAGAACCAAGCTGAAATACCTGACAGATGGCATGTTGCTCAGGGAAGCCATAGTAGACCCTCTTCTGAAGAAGTACTCCATTGTGGTGTTAGACGAGGCCCATGAACGCACTGTTAGTACTGACGTGCTGTTTGGGATAGTTAAACTGGCGCAAAAGGAAAGATTGGAAAAGAAACTAACTCCTCTTAAG GTCATTGTGATGTCTGCAACGATGGACGTAGACACCTTCAGAGCATACTTCAATAACTGCCCAGTGATCTATTTAGAAGGGAGGACGCACCCGGTCACCATCTACCACTCAAAGATGAAACAGGAGGATTATCAGTATGCTGCTGTGTGTACGCTGTTCGAACTTCATAGAACTATGCCAGCTAA caATGATTTTCTGGTGTTTCTGACGGGACAAGAAGAAATTGAAACAGTTATGTACAACATAAAGCAAATAgctaaa GAAGCCCCCGGCCCTCCTTTACTAGTATGTCCCCTATATGCCGGACTACCCGCCGCCAAGCAGTTGCAAGTGTGGAAGCAGACGCCCGCTGGGATGAGGAAAGTTGTCCTGGCTACGAATATCGCGGAGGCTTCTGTCACTATCCCACAAATTAAATGTGTTATTGATACAGGGGTTGTTAAAGAGAG GACGTGGTGCACAGCAACCGGGGCGGAGCGTCTGCGAGTGCGAGCTTGCGCACAAGCGGCGGCGTGGCAGCGCGCCGGCCGCGCGGGCCGCACCGCTGCCGGCGCGGCATACCGCCTCTTCACAGCTAAAGACTTCGCGGCTCGCCCAGCGCACAGCACCCCTGAGATAGTCAG ATGTCCACTGGCGCCTACGATATTGTTGCTGATCGCAGCAGGCATTGAACCAAGCACGTTCCCGCTTATAGACACGCCACCGACGGACTCTATCAACGCCTCGTTAACATTATTAAAAGAACTAG GTGCTATTGATAATGAAGCTAATCCAAAGCTGACTGTCCTTGGGAAAAAGATGGCATCTTTCCCAATTGACCCCAAATATGCTAAAGTACTTCTTAGTGCACCAGAATTCGACTGTCTGGACGAG GCTTTAAGTTTGGTCGCCATGCTGTCGAGTGAAAACATCTTTCACACGCCAATGCACAAACGGGAAGAAGCGTTAAAAGTCAAGCAAAAATTTATCTCGCCTTTGGGTGATCACATGACCCTTTTAAACGTTTATAAAGCATTTTGCAAAGCGCCATTGAAAAAG caaTGGTGTaaagaaaattatttaaatcacAAGAACTTGGTGTACGCCAGCGAGGTACGACAACAACTGCTAGCGATCTGTCAACGTTTGAATCTGACCGTCGCAAGTTGTGGGAATGCCACTGATCAG CTCCTAAAGTGTCTGGTGAGCGGGCTATTCACAAACTGCGCGTGGAT ccgcccgccgtgCTGTACACGGAGCTGCTGCACACGCGCCGCTCCTACCTCGTCACCGTGTCCGCCATACAGGCGCAGTGGCTGCAGCAGCTCGCGCCCGACTAcgcgcgccgctgccgcgcgGGCCGGTGACGCGAGCGCCGCCGCGGATAGTGCGAGTGACCGAGCGTGCGACCCGTGCCAAATGATCACTTGGACCTGTGACCGTAGCCatacatttacatattattaCCACTAG
- the LOC125227157 gene encoding ATP-dependent RNA helicase DHX33 isoform X3, giving the protein MDSKYTSMGKQNGGKVNNNFKRKIFMENLKVKKKKPNTENKPLISNGCKPQNGIEKSPVKQAIVENLLEARKCLPVYTVRGRLLEEIKKNDTMILIGETGSGKTTQIPQLIHEQRLEGAGCIAVTQPRRVAAITIAIRVAAEMSTNIGNIVGYSVRFEDMTSPRTKLKYLTDGMLLREAIVDPLLKKYSIVVLDEAHERTVSTDVLFGIVKLAQKERLEKKLTPLKVIVMSATMDVDTFRAYFNNCPVIYLEGRTHPVTIYHSKMKQEDYQYAAVCTLFELHRTMPANNDFLVFLTGQEEIETVMYNIKQIAKEAPGPPLLVCPLYAGLPAAKQLQVWKQTPAGMRKVVLATNIAEASVTIPQIKCVIDTGVVKERTWCTATGAERLRVRACAQAAAWQRAGRAGRTAAGAAYRLFTAKDFAARPAHSTPEIVRCPLAPTILLLIAAGIEPSTFPLIDTPPTDSINASLTLLKELGAIDNEANPKLTVLGKKMASFPIDPKYAKVLLSAPEFDCLDEALSLVAMLSSENIFHTPMHKREEALKVKQKFISPLGDHMTLLNVYKAFCKAPLKKQWCKENYLNHKNLVYASEVRQQLLAICQRLNLTVASCGNATDQLLKCLVSGLFTNCAWIRRAVHGAAAHAPLLPRHRVRHTGAVAAAARARLRAPLPRGPVTRAPPRIVRVTERATRAK; this is encoded by the exons atgGACTCCAAATATACATCTATGGGTAAGCAGAATGGCGGCAAAgttaataataatttcaaacGAAAAATCTTCATGGAAAACCTGAAAGTCAAAAAGAAAAAACCCAATACAGAAAATAAACCTCTGATTTCTAATGGTTGTAAGCCTcaaaatggaattgaaaaatcTCCAGTGAAACAAGCCATTGTAGAAAACTTACTGGAAGCAAGAAAGTGCTTGCCTGTTTATACAGTTAGGGGCAG GCTACTGGAAGAGATAAAGAAAAATGATACAATGATTTTGATTGGTGAAACTGGCAGTGGGAAAACAACTCAAATACCTCAGCTGATTCATGAACAGCGGCTAGAAGGAGCTGGGTGCATTGCTGTGACTCAACCGCGAAGGGTGGCAGCGATTACCATTGCAATCAGGGTTGCTGCTGAAATGAGCACTAATATTGGAAATATAGTAGG GTATTCAGTAAGATTTGAGGACATGACTAGCCCTAGAACCAAGCTGAAATACCTGACAGATGGCATGTTGCTCAGGGAAGCCATAGTAGACCCTCTTCTGAAGAAGTACTCCATTGTGGTGTTAGACGAGGCCCATGAACGCACTGTTAGTACTGACGTGCTGTTTGGGATAGTTAAACTGGCGCAAAAGGAAAGATTGGAAAAGAAACTAACTCCTCTTAAG GTCATTGTGATGTCTGCAACGATGGACGTAGACACCTTCAGAGCATACTTCAATAACTGCCCAGTGATCTATTTAGAAGGGAGGACGCACCCGGTCACCATCTACCACTCAAAGATGAAACAGGAGGATTATCAGTATGCTGCTGTGTGTACGCTGTTCGAACTTCATAGAACTATGCCAGCTAA caATGATTTTCTGGTGTTTCTGACGGGACAAGAAGAAATTGAAACAGTTATGTACAACATAAAGCAAATAgctaaa GAAGCCCCCGGCCCTCCTTTACTAGTATGTCCCCTATATGCCGGACTACCCGCCGCCAAGCAGTTGCAAGTGTGGAAGCAGACGCCCGCTGGGATGAGGAAAGTTGTCCTGGCTACGAATATCGCGGAGGCTTCTGTCACTATCCCACAAATTAAATGTGTTATTGATACAGGGGTTGTTAAAGAGAG GACGTGGTGCACAGCAACCGGGGCGGAGCGTCTGCGAGTGCGAGCTTGCGCACAAGCGGCGGCGTGGCAGCGCGCCGGCCGCGCGGGCCGCACCGCTGCCGGCGCGGCATACCGCCTCTTCACAGCTAAAGACTTCGCGGCTCGCCCAGCGCACAGCACCCCTGAGATAGTCAG ATGTCCACTGGCGCCTACGATATTGTTGCTGATCGCAGCAGGCATTGAACCAAGCACGTTCCCGCTTATAGACACGCCACCGACGGACTCTATCAACGCCTCGTTAACATTATTAAAAGAACTAG GTGCTATTGATAATGAAGCTAATCCAAAGCTGACTGTCCTTGGGAAAAAGATGGCATCTTTCCCAATTGACCCCAAATATGCTAAAGTACTTCTTAGTGCACCAGAATTCGACTGTCTGGACGAG GCTTTAAGTTTGGTCGCCATGCTGTCGAGTGAAAACATCTTTCACACGCCAATGCACAAACGGGAAGAAGCGTTAAAAGTCAAGCAAAAATTTATCTCGCCTTTGGGTGATCACATGACCCTTTTAAACGTTTATAAAGCATTTTGCAAAGCGCCATTGAAAAAG caaTGGTGTaaagaaaattatttaaatcacAAGAACTTGGTGTACGCCAGCGAGGTACGACAACAACTGCTAGCGATCTGTCAACGTTTGAATCTGACCGTCGCAAGTTGTGGGAATGCCACTGATCAG CTCCTAAAGTGTCTGGTGAGCGGGCTATTCACAAACTGCGCGTGGAT ccgccgtgCTGTACACGGAGCTGCTGCACACGCGCCGCTCCTACCTCGTCACCGTGTCCGCCATACAGGCGCAGTGGCTGCAGCAGCTCGCGCCCGACTAcgcgcgccgctgccgcgcgGGCCGGTGACGCGAGCGCCGCCGCGGATAGTGCGAGTGACCGAGCGTGCGACCCGTGCCAAATGA
- the LOC125227157 gene encoding ATP-dependent RNA helicase DHX33 isoform X2: MDSKYTSMGKQNGGKVNNNFKRKIFMENLKVKKKKPNTENKPLISNGCKPQNGIEKSPVKQAIVENLLEARKCLPVYTVRGRLLEEIKKNDTMILIGETGSGKTTQIPQLIHEQRLEGAGCIAVTQPRRVAAITIAIRVAAEMSTNIGNIVGYSVRFEDMTSPRTKLKYLTDGMLLREAIVDPLLKKYSIVVLDEAHERTVSTDVLFGIVKLAQKERLEKKLTPLKVIVMSATMDVDTFRAYFNNCPVIYLEGRTHPVTIYHSKMKQEDYQYAAVCTLFELHRTMPANNDFLVFLTGQEEIETVMYNIKQIAKEAPGPPLLVCPLYAGLPAAKQLQVWKQTPAGMRKVVLATNIAEASVTIPQIKCVIDTGVVKERTWCTATGAERLRVRACAQAAAWQRAGRAGRTAAGAAYRLFTAKDFAARPAHSTPEIVRCPLAPTILLLIAAGIEPSTFPLIDTPPTDSINASLTLLKELGAIDNEANPKLTVLGKKMASFPIDPKYAKVLLSAPEFDCLDEALSLVAMLSSENIFHTPMHKREEALKVKQKFISPLGDHMTLLNVYKAFCKAPLKKQWCKENYLNHKNLVYASEVRQQLLAICQRLNLTVASCGNATDQLLKCLVSGLFTNCAWIRGEAAGGARYVTASGAAAALHPGGALHAARPPPPAVLYTELLHTRRSYLVTVSAIQAQWLQQLAPDYARRCRAGR, from the exons atgGACTCCAAATATACATCTATGGGTAAGCAGAATGGCGGCAAAgttaataataatttcaaacGAAAAATCTTCATGGAAAACCTGAAAGTCAAAAAGAAAAAACCCAATACAGAAAATAAACCTCTGATTTCTAATGGTTGTAAGCCTcaaaatggaattgaaaaatcTCCAGTGAAACAAGCCATTGTAGAAAACTTACTGGAAGCAAGAAAGTGCTTGCCTGTTTATACAGTTAGGGGCAG GCTACTGGAAGAGATAAAGAAAAATGATACAATGATTTTGATTGGTGAAACTGGCAGTGGGAAAACAACTCAAATACCTCAGCTGATTCATGAACAGCGGCTAGAAGGAGCTGGGTGCATTGCTGTGACTCAACCGCGAAGGGTGGCAGCGATTACCATTGCAATCAGGGTTGCTGCTGAAATGAGCACTAATATTGGAAATATAGTAGG GTATTCAGTAAGATTTGAGGACATGACTAGCCCTAGAACCAAGCTGAAATACCTGACAGATGGCATGTTGCTCAGGGAAGCCATAGTAGACCCTCTTCTGAAGAAGTACTCCATTGTGGTGTTAGACGAGGCCCATGAACGCACTGTTAGTACTGACGTGCTGTTTGGGATAGTTAAACTGGCGCAAAAGGAAAGATTGGAAAAGAAACTAACTCCTCTTAAG GTCATTGTGATGTCTGCAACGATGGACGTAGACACCTTCAGAGCATACTTCAATAACTGCCCAGTGATCTATTTAGAAGGGAGGACGCACCCGGTCACCATCTACCACTCAAAGATGAAACAGGAGGATTATCAGTATGCTGCTGTGTGTACGCTGTTCGAACTTCATAGAACTATGCCAGCTAA caATGATTTTCTGGTGTTTCTGACGGGACAAGAAGAAATTGAAACAGTTATGTACAACATAAAGCAAATAgctaaa GAAGCCCCCGGCCCTCCTTTACTAGTATGTCCCCTATATGCCGGACTACCCGCCGCCAAGCAGTTGCAAGTGTGGAAGCAGACGCCCGCTGGGATGAGGAAAGTTGTCCTGGCTACGAATATCGCGGAGGCTTCTGTCACTATCCCACAAATTAAATGTGTTATTGATACAGGGGTTGTTAAAGAGAG GACGTGGTGCACAGCAACCGGGGCGGAGCGTCTGCGAGTGCGAGCTTGCGCACAAGCGGCGGCGTGGCAGCGCGCCGGCCGCGCGGGCCGCACCGCTGCCGGCGCGGCATACCGCCTCTTCACAGCTAAAGACTTCGCGGCTCGCCCAGCGCACAGCACCCCTGAGATAGTCAG ATGTCCACTGGCGCCTACGATATTGTTGCTGATCGCAGCAGGCATTGAACCAAGCACGTTCCCGCTTATAGACACGCCACCGACGGACTCTATCAACGCCTCGTTAACATTATTAAAAGAACTAG GTGCTATTGATAATGAAGCTAATCCAAAGCTGACTGTCCTTGGGAAAAAGATGGCATCTTTCCCAATTGACCCCAAATATGCTAAAGTACTTCTTAGTGCACCAGAATTCGACTGTCTGGACGAG GCTTTAAGTTTGGTCGCCATGCTGTCGAGTGAAAACATCTTTCACACGCCAATGCACAAACGGGAAGAAGCGTTAAAAGTCAAGCAAAAATTTATCTCGCCTTTGGGTGATCACATGACCCTTTTAAACGTTTATAAAGCATTTTGCAAAGCGCCATTGAAAAAG caaTGGTGTaaagaaaattatttaaatcacAAGAACTTGGTGTACGCCAGCGAGGTACGACAACAACTGCTAGCGATCTGTCAACGTTTGAATCTGACCGTCGCAAGTTGTGGGAATGCCACTGATCAG CTCCTAAAGTGTCTGGTGAGCGGGCTATTCACAAACTGCGCGTGGATCCGCGGCGaggcggcgggcggcgcgcgctACGTGAcggcgagcggcgcggcggCCGCGCTGCACCCCGGCGGCGCGCTGCACgccgcgcgcccgccgccgcccgccgtgCTGTACACGGAGCTGCTGCACACGCGCCGCTCCTACCTCGTCACCGTGTCCGCCATACAGGCGCAGTGGCTGCAGCAGCTCGCGCCCGACTAcgcgcgccgctgccgcgcgGGCCGGTGA
- the LOC125227065 gene encoding FAD-dependent oxidoreductase domain-containing protein 1-like, giving the protein MITSKVFHRGFSKYGFLCSESKNPFKRTWDTISKELPALFGLNNKISNYPEHADIVIIGGGYIGSSVAYWLKTKASHGLSVVVLEKDPTYAGARKNISCGSLTQHFSSPENIHLSQHSAEFLRNVKDNLGPNVDLKYVPKGQLLLACEEHAEKLEQNVNIQREYGIRNELLSTKEIKNKFPWINTDDVKLGCLGYESEGTFDALALLGGLVKKSLDMGTNYIHAEVTGFELEKQRDVLMEGIAPGSFERINKVMYRTPENEEHSIKFAACILAAGHESSQIAQLAKIGNAGGLLAIPLPIEKRETDVYSIENVTKITGLNTPLIMDTSGVWIRKDGIGSNLLCGAIPLLSQSATGLFGDEYSDKIIKPSLFNRIPQCNSAQVTSIATESYDYCHYDDTGILGPHSYHNNLYIAAGFGKQGCQHAPGIGRAIAELIVDGQYVSTDFTRLSFDRFLTDSPLIEFNIY; this is encoded by the exons ATGATAACTTCCAAAGTCTTTCATCGAGGTTTTAGCAAATATGGTTTTTTGTGCTCCGAATCAAAAAACCCCTTTAAACGAACATGGGATACAATTTCCAAAGAATTGCCAGCTTTGTTCGGCTTGAATAACAAAATCTCAAATTATCCAGAACATGCCGATATCGTAATTATTGGAGGTGGTTATATTGGCTCATCTGTTGCATATTGGCTTAAAACGAAAGCCAGCCATGGACTTTCTGTTGTTGTGCTAGAAAAAGATCCAACA tacgcTGGCGctagaaaaaatatatcatgTGGATCCCTAACTCAGCATTTCTCATCACCAGAAAATATACATCTTTCTCAACACAGTGCAGAATTTTTAAGGAATGTAAAAGATAATTTGGGTCCAAATGTTGAcctaaaatatgtacctaaggGGCAGTTACTTTTAGCTTGTGAAGAACATGCTGAAAAACTTGAGCAAAATGTCAATATTCAAAGAGAATATGGTATTAGAAATGAACTATTGAGtacaaaggaaataaaaaacaaattcccGTGGATAAACACTGATGATGTAAAACTTG GATGTTTGGGATATGAGTCTGAAGGAACATTTGATGCCCTAGCCCTCCTTGGAGGTcttgtaaaaaaatctttagatATGGGAACAAATTACATACATGCTGAAGTAACAGGGTTTGAACTAGAAAAACAAAGAGATGTATTAATGGAGGGTATTGCACCTGGTTCATTTGAAAGGATAAATAAAGTTATGTACAGAACACCAGAAAATGAAGAACACTCCATTAAATTTGCAGCTTGTATTTTAGCAGCAGGACATGAGTCCAGTCAAATTGCCCAATTGGCCAAAATTGGTAATGCTGGTGGTTTACTAGCCATACcattaccaattgaaaaaag agaGACTGATGTGTATTCCATAGAAAATGTAACCAAAATTACTGGCCTAAATACACCTCTCATTATGGATACAAGTGGAGTATGGATAAGGAAAGATGGCATAGGAAGCAATCTCTTGTGTGGTGCCATTCCTCTTCTTTCACAGAGTGCTACTGGCCTGTTTGGTGATGAATACTCTGACAAAATTATAAAACCTTCTTTATTTAACAGAATACCACAATGCAACTCGGCACAG GTAACCAGCATTGCAACTGAATCATATGACTATTGTCATTATGATGACACTGGCATATTGGGACCACATTCATATCATAATAACTTGTACATAGCCGCAGGTTTTGGTAAGCAAG GTTGCCAGCATGCACCAGGTATTGGAAGAGCTATTGCTGAGCTTATAGTTGATGGCCAATATGTCTCTACAGACTTTACACGGCTAAGCTTTGACAGATTCCTTACAGACAGTCCATTAATAGAATTTAACATTTATTAA
- the LOC125227475 gene encoding calcium load-activated calcium channel: MWSDSLLIVFISVCTAFLGEGLTWILVYRTEKYQKLKVEVERQSKKLEKRKEAHGDSLDKQHKKKIEREEERLKNNNRDLSLVKMKSMFAIGFAFTALLSMFNSIFDGRVVAKLPFYPISWIQGLSHRNLPGDDFSDCSFIFLYILCTMSIRQNIQKLLGFAPSRVASKQGGALFAAPPAQFK; this comes from the exons ATGTGGAGCGATTCGTTGTTAATTGTTTTCATATCAGTTTGTACAGCGTTTCTAGGAGAAG GTTTGACATGGATTCTTGTCTATAGAACagaaaaatatcaaaaacttAAGGTAGAGGTGGAGCGACAAAGTAAAAAAT TGGAAAAGCGCAAAGAAGCTCATGGAGACTCTTTAGACAAACAACACAAGAAGAAAATTGAACGTGAAGAAGAGAGGCTTAAAAATAATAACCGGGACTTGTCTTTAGTTAAAATGAAATCTATGTTTGCCATAGGCTTTGCTTTTACTGCATTGCTTAGCATGTTCAACAGTAT ATTTGATGGAAGAGTAGTAGCCAAGCTGCCTTTTTATCCCATTTCCTGGATTCAAGGATTAAGCCACAGGAACTTGCCAGGAGATGATTTCTCCGACTGCTCATTTATTTTCCTGTACATCCTCTGCACCATGAGTATAag GCAAAATATCCAGAAATTGCTGGGATTTGCACCATCCCGTGTGGCATCAAAGCAGGGGGGAGCACTTTTTGCAGCACCACCAGCACAGTTCAAGTAA